A single window of Bradyrhizobium daqingense DNA harbors:
- a CDS encoding sensor domain-containing protein → MAEKNWHVGSTLPIAVQAVVCLAGAVAPARASALSDAFAAPADLARLNPSVIWEALIAGIVLCSFLAAIVLWIHSSLRRTRRLQLRRNAFVSSAMNNLNQGVVMTDAQRRVIFCNDRYLEIYGLTRSEIRPNMTGHDLLELRRRRGVLDTATDEEFYQKASSTNGLITELPDGRAILVKFFVLPNGGSVATHLDVSEQRRLSQQLASTKQFLETVLDNVPACVAAKNIEDGRYIFANTAYERFWGFSRDHAVGKNARELFAPASAATIEATDRAALDSPDGQFRNEFEVERGGERRMVASIRIAVRNDGDKPGFLLLVFEDITDRRSLSEELESTKRFLELVVDNIPVALIVEQVKDGRYLLANRSAESILNRRREETTGLTAADIFNPREAKLIIARDEAAIKKRGMITEEHPISTKDGLRLFLTRRATVLNDAGEPQYLIKTHEDVTDRRQTESRMAHMAYHDGLTDLPNRAAFLQALTQMIEACEGTSEEFAVLCVDLDGLKEVNDVFGHALGDKLLIEVAHRLLDSARGGVVARLSGDEFGLIIDGKQPQAGLALAQQIGEAVAREFQIDGRPVRAGITTGMSIFPHNGADGASLLANAGAALFRAKQKSRGTISLYQPEMDQQIRDRRVLHQDLSMAIKNGELSLAFQPQGVAGNSVAESEIIGFEALARWQHPVRGQVSPAEFIPIAEESGLIVEMGEWILRETCREAASWPKPLQVAVNLSPAQFMHGDVVGLVHSILIETGLAPGRLELEITEGVLIEDFARGLALLRRLKALGVRISMDDFGSGYSSLSYLQAFPFDKIKIDRAFIINLGRNPQSAAIVRAVIDLGHGLEMSIIAEGVETIDQLAFLAKEGCDGVQGYLLGKPLPIGKYADLVGRAEVMELALKTG, encoded by the coding sequence ATGGCTGAGAAGAATTGGCACGTGGGCAGCACGCTTCCGATTGCTGTGCAGGCCGTCGTGTGCCTGGCCGGCGCGGTCGCGCCTGCGCGCGCCTCTGCGCTGTCGGACGCCTTCGCCGCTCCGGCTGATCTCGCCAGGCTCAATCCCAGTGTAATCTGGGAAGCCCTGATTGCGGGCATCGTCCTCTGCTCGTTCCTCGCCGCGATCGTACTGTGGATCCATTCCTCGCTGCGCCGGACCCGGCGCTTGCAGTTGCGGCGCAATGCCTTCGTCTCCTCCGCCATGAATAATCTCAACCAGGGCGTGGTGATGACGGATGCGCAGCGGCGCGTCATCTTCTGCAACGACCGCTATCTCGAGATCTATGGCCTGACGCGGTCGGAGATCCGGCCCAACATGACCGGTCACGACCTTCTCGAGCTGCGGCGCCGGCGGGGGGTGCTGGATACCGCGACCGACGAGGAGTTCTACCAGAAGGCGTCGAGCACCAACGGCTTGATCACCGAACTGCCGGATGGGCGGGCCATTCTGGTGAAGTTCTTCGTGCTGCCGAACGGTGGCTCGGTGGCGACGCATCTCGACGTCAGCGAACAGCGCAGACTGTCGCAACAGCTCGCCTCCACCAAGCAGTTCCTGGAGACGGTGCTGGACAACGTGCCGGCCTGCGTCGCCGCCAAGAACATCGAGGACGGCCGCTATATCTTCGCCAATACGGCCTATGAGCGCTTCTGGGGCTTCTCGCGGGACCACGCCGTCGGCAAGAACGCGCGCGAGCTCTTCGCGCCTGCTTCGGCGGCCACCATCGAGGCGACCGATCGTGCGGCGCTCGATTCGCCGGACGGCCAGTTCCGCAACGAGTTCGAGGTCGAGCGTGGCGGAGAGCGGCGCATGGTCGCCTCGATCCGGATCGCGGTCCGCAATGACGGCGACAAGCCCGGATTCCTGCTGCTGGTGTTCGAGGACATCACGGACCGCCGCTCGCTGTCGGAGGAACTGGAGAGCACCAAGAGGTTCCTCGAGCTCGTGGTCGACAACATCCCGGTGGCGCTGATCGTGGAGCAGGTCAAGGACGGCCGCTATCTGCTCGCCAACCGCAGCGCCGAGTCGATTCTCAACCGCAGGCGCGAGGAGACCACGGGCCTGACCGCCGCCGATATCTTCAATCCCAGGGAAGCCAAGCTGATCATCGCGCGCGACGAGGCCGCGATCAAGAAGCGCGGGATGATCACCGAGGAGCATCCGATTTCCACCAAGGACGGCCTGCGGCTGTTCCTGACCCGCCGCGCCACCGTGCTGAACGATGCCGGCGAGCCGCAATATCTGATCAAGACCCACGAGGACGTCACCGATCGCCGGCAGACCGAGTCGCGCATGGCGCACATGGCCTATCACGACGGCCTCACCGACCTGCCGAACCGCGCCGCCTTCCTGCAGGCGCTGACCCAGATGATCGAGGCCTGCGAAGGCACCAGCGAGGAGTTCGCCGTCCTCTGCGTCGATCTCGACGGCCTCAAGGAGGTCAACGACGTCTTCGGCCATGCGCTTGGTGACAAGCTCTTGATCGAGGTGGCCCACCGGCTCCTGGACTCCGCGCGCGGCGGGGTGGTGGCGCGCCTGTCGGGCGACGAGTTTGGCCTGATCATCGACGGCAAGCAGCCGCAGGCGGGCCTGGCGCTGGCGCAGCAGATCGGCGAAGCCGTCGCCCGCGAATTCCAGATCGACGGCCGGCCGGTCCGCGCAGGTATCACCACCGGCATGTCGATCTTCCCGCATAACGGCGCTGATGGCGCCTCGCTGCTCGCCAATGCCGGTGCGGCCCTGTTCCGCGCCAAGCAGAAATCGCGCGGCACGATCAGCCTCTATCAGCCGGAGATGGACCAGCAGATCCGCGATCGCCGCGTGCTGCATCAGGACCTCTCTATGGCGATCAAGAACGGCGAGCTTTCGCTCGCCTTCCAGCCGCAGGGCGTCGCCGGCAACAGTGTCGCCGAGAGCGAGATCATCGGCTTCGAGGCATTGGCGCGCTGGCAGCATCCGGTGCGCGGCCAGGTCTCGCCGGCCGAGTTCATCCCGATCGCGGAGGAAAGCGGCCTGATCGTCGAGATGGGCGAGTGGATCCTGCGCGAGACCTGCCGCGAGGCGGCGTCCTGGCCGAAACCGCTCCAGGTCGCGGTCAACCTGTCGCCGGCGCAGTTCATGCACGGCGACGTGGTCGGACTGGTCCATTCGATCCTGATCGAGACCGGCCTTGCCCCTGGCCGGCTCGAGCTGGAGATCACCGAAGGCGTCTTGATCGAGGATTTCGCCCGCGGCCTTGCGCTGCTGCGCCGGCTGAAAGCGCTCGGCGTGCGCATCTCCATGGACGATTTCGGCAGCGGCTATTCCTCGCTGAGCTATCTCCAGGCGTTCCCGTTCGACAAGATCAAGATCGACCGCGCCTTCATCATCAATCTCGGCCGCAACCCGCAATCGGCGGCGATCGTGCGTGCGGTGATCGATCTCGGCCACGGCCTCGAAATGTCGATCATCGCGGAAGGCGTCGAGACCATCGACCAGCTCGCTTTCCTGGCCAAGGAAGGCTGCGACGGCGTGCAGGGCTATCTGCTCGGCAAGCCCTTGCCGATCGGCAAATATGCCGACCTCGTCGGCCGCGCCGAAGTCATGGAGCTTGCGCTCAAGACCGGCTAG
- a CDS encoding glycerol-3-phosphate dehydrogenase: protein MADYDLAIIGGGLNGVSLARDAAGRGLRVILFEQGDLGGAASSATPRLIHGDLSVLERRGLWRVRRALAERRTWLRIAPHLVRPMQFVIPAHAEERPPWLLRAGLLLYDGLSSRSGLPVATTLDITHHPVGNALKRPFGTAFAYSDCVVDDSRLVVLTARDAAERGAAIRTGARCVRADRTDIWRLAVVDRGHRRTITTRALANATGAWTPMVAETVLRHQQAPMAATQMSQIIVPSLFESDNVYVFQNNDGRLIFAQPLERDFTLIGTVTHEFTGDPAIVAMRGADVGYLCEAASRYFRERVHPTDVVRTVSGVNLTLASVRGRDTTTLFHARRRKAPLITMFGGDVTTSRLRAERAVTHLTPFYPMSPPWTAGTALPGGDFAWDHFDTEVDLARDRWRFLSEPQARRLVGAYGSRLPAVLGEAKTREELGPAFGPELTGAEVRFLMSHEWARFPDDILWRRSKLGLTMPAADRDALAAFMAGAS, encoded by the coding sequence ATGGCGGATTACGACCTTGCGATCATCGGCGGCGGGCTGAACGGGGTCAGCCTTGCGCGCGATGCGGCCGGCCGCGGCTTGCGGGTCATCCTGTTCGAGCAAGGCGATCTCGGCGGCGCGGCGTCATCGGCGACACCGCGGCTGATCCATGGCGATCTCTCGGTTCTGGAACGTCGCGGCCTTTGGCGGGTGCGCCGAGCGCTGGCCGAGCGCCGGACCTGGCTCAGGATCGCGCCGCATCTGGTCCGGCCGATGCAGTTCGTGATCCCCGCGCATGCCGAGGAACGTCCGCCATGGCTGCTGCGCGCCGGCCTGCTGCTCTATGACGGCCTCTCCAGCCGGAGCGGCCTGCCTGTCGCGACGACCCTCGACATCACGCATCATCCGGTCGGCAACGCGCTGAAGCGTCCGTTCGGCACGGCGTTCGCCTATTCGGACTGCGTCGTCGACGATTCCCGCCTGGTGGTGCTGACGGCGCGCGATGCCGCCGAACGTGGCGCGGCGATCCGGACCGGCGCGCGCTGTGTGCGCGCCGATCGAACCGACATCTGGCGCCTCGCGGTGGTCGATCGGGGTCACCGCCGCACGATCACGACCCGGGCGTTGGCCAACGCCACCGGGGCGTGGACGCCGATGGTCGCGGAGACCGTGCTGCGGCATCAGCAAGCGCCGATGGCAGCAACGCAGATGAGCCAGATCATCGTGCCCAGCCTGTTCGAGTCCGATAACGTCTACGTCTTCCAGAACAACGACGGGCGGCTGATCTTCGCTCAGCCGCTCGAACGCGACTTCACCCTGATCGGCACGGTCACGCATGAATTCACCGGCGATCCCGCGATCGTGGCGATGCGTGGAGCCGATGTCGGCTATCTCTGCGAAGCCGCCAGCCGCTATTTCCGCGAGCGCGTCCACCCGACCGACGTGGTCCGGACGGTCTCCGGCGTCAACCTGACGCTGGCGTCTGTGCGAGGACGCGATACCACGACGTTGTTCCACGCGCGCCGGCGCAAGGCGCCGCTGATCACGATGTTCGGCGGTGACGTCACCACCTCACGGCTGCGCGCGGAGCGGGCGGTGACGCATCTGACGCCGTTCTATCCGATGTCGCCGCCCTGGACCGCCGGCACGGCGCTGCCCGGTGGCGATTTTGCCTGGGATCATTTCGACACGGAGGTCGACCTCGCACGCGACCGCTGGCGCTTTCTGTCGGAGCCGCAGGCCCGGCGCCTCGTCGGCGCCTATGGCTCGCGTCTGCCGGCGGTGCTCGGCGAGGCGAAGACACGCGAAGAGCTCGGCCCGGCCTTCGGTCCGGAGCTGACCGGCGCCGAGGTGCGCTTTCTCATGAGCCATGAATGGGCGCGTTTTCCCGACGACATCCTGTGGCGCCGCTCCAAGCTCGGCCTCACCATGCCCGCGGCGGATCGTGACGCGCTGGCCGCGTTCATGGCGGGAGCAAGCTAG
- a CDS encoding type II toxin-antitoxin system RelE/ParE family toxin, with product MNIRYTLPALADLESILTYIAETSPQGAARVQKRIQDVISLLPAHPEIGLRTDDSDIRRLTTTPYPFLASTKLTARRSSSTPFVMALAIPAGCPASAAPSSLLPP from the coding sequence GTGAATATTCGCTATACGCTTCCGGCGCTAGCGGACCTCGAGTCCATTCTGACCTACATTGCGGAGACGTCTCCTCAGGGAGCGGCGCGCGTCCAAAAGCGCATTCAGGATGTGATCAGCCTGTTACCAGCGCATCCGGAAATTGGTTTACGGACTGACGATTCGGACATCCGAAGGCTGACCACAACGCCCTACCCATTTCTCGCTTCTACGAAATTAACGGCGAGGAGATCATCATCCACGCCATTCGTCATGGCGCTCGCGATCCCGGCGGGATGCCCGGCAAGCGCGGCTCCGTCTAGCTTGCTCCCGCCATGA
- a CDS encoding ABC transporter ATP-binding protein — protein sequence MTDELPRTDAAANAAGGDAHPTAGQPLLRIEGIAKTFGTFRAVDGVSLDIKAGEFFALLGPSGCGKTTLLRMLAGFEAPDEGRILLGGKDIAQALPHERPINMMFQNYALFPHLSVRDNIAFGLKRAGMARADIATRVAEMVALVKLEGLEKRKPDQLSGGQRQRVALARALARRPQLLLLDEPLAALDKKLRESTQGELMELQRRLGMTFIIVTHDQEEAMTMASRIGVMKAGKLAQVAAPRALYETPRSRWIAEFVGDVNLFEGEFKLRDGHHLVIATREAGTLVTAEPREPVGETALSVAIRPEKVKLSRRGPVSEVGRETAINSLEGVIADICYLGGTTTYKVKLDAGGMVQASVVNSARIETDAYSVNQNVVAWFTPDDCVVLPP from the coding sequence ATGACGGACGAGTTGCCCAGAACAGACGCCGCGGCCAATGCGGCCGGCGGAGATGCACATCCCACGGCCGGGCAGCCGCTCTTGCGTATCGAGGGCATCGCCAAGACGTTCGGCACGTTCCGGGCCGTGGACGGCGTCTCGCTCGACATCAAGGCCGGAGAGTTCTTCGCGCTGCTCGGCCCCAGCGGTTGCGGCAAGACCACGCTGCTCCGCATGCTCGCAGGCTTCGAGGCGCCGGACGAGGGACGCATCCTCCTCGGTGGCAAGGACATCGCGCAGGCGCTGCCGCATGAGCGCCCGATCAACATGATGTTCCAGAATTACGCGCTGTTTCCGCATCTGTCGGTGCGCGACAACATCGCCTTCGGCCTGAAGCGCGCCGGCATGGCGCGCGCCGACATCGCCACGCGTGTTGCGGAGATGGTGGCGCTGGTGAAGCTCGAGGGCCTCGAGAAGCGCAAGCCCGACCAGCTCTCCGGCGGCCAGCGCCAGCGCGTGGCACTCGCGCGGGCGCTGGCACGACGGCCGCAACTGCTGCTGCTCGACGAGCCGCTCGCAGCGCTCGACAAGAAGCTGCGCGAGAGCACGCAAGGAGAGCTGATGGAGCTGCAGCGCCGGCTCGGCATGACCTTCATCATCGTCACCCACGACCAGGAGGAGGCGATGACGATGGCGAGCCGGATCGGCGTGATGAAGGCCGGCAAGCTGGCGCAGGTCGCGGCTCCGCGCGCGCTCTATGAGACGCCGCGGTCGCGCTGGATCGCGGAGTTCGTCGGCGACGTCAATCTGTTCGAGGGCGAGTTCAAGCTGCGTGACGGCCATCACCTGGTGATCGCCACGCGTGAAGCCGGCACGCTGGTGACAGCCGAGCCGCGCGAGCCCGTGGGCGAGACCGCATTGTCGGTCGCGATCCGGCCCGAGAAGGTCAAGCTGTCGCGCCGCGGGCCGGTGTCCGAGGTCGGTCGTGAAACGGCGATCAACAGCCTGGAGGGCGTGATCGCCGACATCTGCTATCTCGGCGGCACCACCACTTACAAGGTGAAGCTCGACGCCGGCGGCATGGTGCAAGCTTCGGTCGTCAACAGCGCGCGCATCGAGACCGACGCATACAGCGTGAATCAGAACGTCGTTGCCTGGTTCACGCCCGACGATTGCGTGGTGCTGCCGCCATGA
- a CDS encoding ABC transporter permease: protein MSSRRIFARPARFAAIAPYVWMALFFLVPFAFVLKISLSQTAIAQPPYEPVFDLTAGWDALKAAFAALSLDNFRLLVSDDLYVFAYVRSLTVAVTATALLLLIGYPIAYGMARLPKRWQAVAMVLVIVPFWTSFLIRIYAWINILQHDGLLNQILLALHLVSQPVVWLSTDSAMYIGIVYSYLPFMILPLYATLAKMEPSLEEAAGDLGAPPWQVFWLVTFPLSLPGVGAGVLLCFIPIVGEFVIPDLLAGSNSLMIGQTLWLEFFTNKDWPVASAAAIVLLVVLLVPLLLYERLQKRQLEQGG from the coding sequence ATGAGCTCCCGTCGCATCTTCGCGCGCCCGGCGCGCTTTGCCGCGATTGCGCCCTACGTCTGGATGGCGCTGTTCTTCCTGGTGCCGTTCGCCTTCGTGCTGAAGATCAGCCTGTCGCAGACGGCGATCGCGCAGCCGCCTTACGAGCCCGTGTTCGACCTGACGGCGGGATGGGACGCGCTGAAGGCGGCGTTCGCCGCCCTGTCGCTTGATAATTTCAGGCTGCTTGTCTCCGACGACCTCTATGTGTTCGCTTATGTGCGCAGCCTCACCGTCGCCGTCACGGCGACTGCGCTCCTGTTGTTGATCGGTTACCCCATCGCCTATGGCATGGCGCGGCTGCCGAAGCGCTGGCAGGCGGTGGCGATGGTGCTGGTGATCGTGCCGTTCTGGACTTCGTTCCTGATCCGCATCTATGCCTGGATCAACATCCTCCAGCACGACGGTCTGCTCAACCAGATCCTGCTGGCGCTGCATCTGGTCAGTCAGCCTGTGGTGTGGCTCTCCACCGACAGCGCGATGTATATCGGGATCGTCTATTCCTATCTGCCGTTCATGATCCTGCCGCTCTACGCTACGCTCGCCAAGATGGAGCCGTCGCTGGAGGAAGCGGCCGGTGATCTCGGCGCGCCGCCCTGGCAGGTGTTCTGGCTCGTCACCTTCCCATTGTCGCTGCCGGGCGTCGGCGCCGGCGTGTTGCTGTGCTTCATCCCGATCGTCGGCGAGTTCGTCATCCCGGACCTCCTGGCCGGCTCCAATTCGCTGATGATCGGCCAGACCCTCTGGCTCGAATTCTTCACCAACAAGGACTGGCCGGTCGCGTCCGCGGCAGCGATCGTGCTGCTGGTCGTGCTGCTGGTGCCGCTGCTGCTGTACGAGCGGCTGCAGAAGCGGCAGTTGGAACAGGGGGGCTGA
- a CDS encoding ABC transporter permease translates to MRKLSRLSPFNIASLALGLAFLYLPILILVIYSFNASRLVTVWGGWSLRWYHEFFNDRAMIEAAWMSLRVAVTSATIATLLGTLAAVALSRGEHFRGRTLFSGMLYAPLVMPEVITGLSLLLLFVALNAERGFWTVTIAHTTLTTCFVAVVVQSRLGSLDRSLEEAAMDLGCDPVRAFAMVTLPLIAPAIVAGWMLAFTLSLDDLVIASFTTGPGSATLPIRIYSEVRLGVKPEINAICTLVIALIAVVIVIASLASKLSSSQGESAAPL, encoded by the coding sequence ATGCGCAAGCTCTCTCGTCTCTCCCCCTTCAACATCGCTTCGCTGGCGCTGGGGCTGGCGTTCCTTTATCTGCCGATCCTCATCCTCGTGATCTATTCCTTCAACGCCTCACGCCTGGTGACGGTGTGGGGCGGCTGGTCGCTGCGCTGGTATCACGAGTTCTTCAATGACCGCGCCATGATCGAGGCGGCCTGGATGAGCCTGCGGGTCGCGGTCACCTCGGCGACCATCGCGACGCTGCTCGGCACCCTCGCCGCGGTTGCGCTGTCGCGCGGCGAGCATTTTCGCGGCCGCACGCTGTTCTCCGGCATGCTCTATGCACCTCTTGTGATGCCCGAGGTGATCACCGGGTTGTCGCTGCTGCTGCTGTTCGTGGCGCTCAACGCCGAGCGCGGCTTCTGGACGGTGACGATCGCCCACACCACGCTGACGACGTGCTTCGTCGCCGTGGTCGTGCAATCCCGCCTCGGCTCGCTCGATCGCTCGCTGGAGGAGGCCGCAATGGATCTCGGCTGCGACCCCGTCCGCGCCTTCGCGATGGTAACGCTGCCGCTGATCGCGCCGGCGATCGTCGCGGGCTGGATGCTGGCCTTCACGCTGTCGCTGGACGATCTCGTGATCGCGAGCTTCACCACCGGCCCCGGCTCGGCGACGCTGCCGATCCGAATCTACTCGGAGGTGCGGTTGGGCGTGAAGCCCGAGATCAACGCGATCTGCACGCTGGTGATCGCCCTGATCGCGGTGGTGATCGTGATCGCCTCGCTCGCTTCAAAGCTGTCGAGCTCGCAGGGCGAGAGCGCGGCGCCGCTGTAG
- a CDS encoding DUF6622 family protein, protein MMMFAYQVLFQTPLWVWLLLAFLAWQGIKAMQPRRSPIWRALIVPVVFIIWGISRSNGGPQDSAWPLVAWISAALALSPVGLLTPWSFEVDPVTGELMRPGSVLSLIRNLVVFSLQYMVGVISAIDAGDRALAMLIGRAISGATAGYFIGSTIALLIAYRRKRAANT, encoded by the coding sequence ATGATGATGTTCGCCTATCAGGTCCTGTTCCAAACGCCGCTCTGGGTCTGGCTGCTGCTGGCCTTCCTGGCTTGGCAGGGCATCAAGGCGATGCAGCCACGCAGGTCGCCGATTTGGCGTGCGCTGATCGTGCCGGTTGTCTTCATCATCTGGGGCATTTCACGCAGCAACGGCGGACCTCAAGACAGTGCATGGCCTCTGGTCGCCTGGATCTCGGCCGCGCTGGCGCTCTCGCCAGTGGGGTTGCTGACGCCATGGTCCTTCGAAGTGGATCCTGTGACCGGCGAGCTCATGCGTCCGGGTAGCGTGCTAAGCCTGATCCGCAACCTCGTCGTGTTCTCTTTGCAATATATGGTCGGCGTGATCTCGGCTATCGATGCCGGCGATCGAGCACTGGCAATGCTGATAGGCCGCGCCATCTCGGGCGCGACCGCTGGTTATTTCATTGGCTCGACGATCGCGCTTCTGATCGCCTATCGCCGGAAGCGTGCGGCAAATACCTAG
- a CDS encoding carbohydrate ABC transporter permease yields the protein MKLPSLRDVATEARLLLIGIPVFLWTMIPIYHMFLFAISPKEDAFSGKLWPDHPTLHNFEIVFKQQHYFLRDFYVQFWNSTVIAVSVGVLTLFIATSAAFAISRLKVPGGRAVLNLALFTYFIPAAFLAVPMYRTMGNYGLLNNHWSLILAMVTIASPYAIWVLKQASDKLPVELDEAAVMDGATTLQIFRLVYLPLMMPSLVAIGTYAVLLAWNEYLYAFLLLSNDREITLPVALGNFLAADDSPWELLMTTGFIYALPPAAVYYAFRRYMVGGLTAGAVKS from the coding sequence ATGAAGCTCCCCTCTCTCCGTGACGTCGCGACGGAAGCGCGGCTGCTGCTGATCGGCATCCCCGTCTTCCTGTGGACGATGATCCCGATCTATCACATGTTCCTGTTCGCGATCTCCCCGAAGGAGGACGCGTTCTCGGGCAAGCTGTGGCCGGACCATCCGACGCTGCACAACTTCGAAATCGTGTTCAAGCAGCAGCATTATTTCCTGCGCGACTTCTACGTCCAGTTCTGGAATTCGACCGTGATCGCCGTCTCCGTCGGTGTGCTCACGCTGTTCATCGCGACCTCTGCGGCGTTCGCGATCTCGCGATTGAAGGTGCCGGGCGGGCGCGCCGTGCTGAACCTCGCGCTCTTCACCTATTTCATCCCCGCGGCGTTTCTCGCCGTACCGATGTACCGCACCATGGGCAATTACGGCCTGCTCAACAATCACTGGTCGCTGATCCTGGCCATGGTGACGATCGCCTCGCCTTACGCGATCTGGGTGCTGAAGCAGGCCTCCGACAAGCTGCCGGTCGAGCTGGACGAGGCAGCGGTGATGGACGGCGCCACCACGCTGCAGATCTTCCGTCTGGTCTACCTGCCGCTGATGATGCCTTCGCTGGTCGCGATCGGCACCTATGCGGTGCTGCTGGCCTGGAACGAATATCTCTACGCGTTCCTCCTGCTGTCGAACGACCGCGAGATCACGCTCCCCGTCGCGCTCGGCAACTTCCTCGCCGCAGACGATTCTCCCTGGGAGCTGCTGATGACAACCGGCTTCATCTACGCCCTGCCGCCGGCCGCGGTCTATTACGCCTTCCGCCGCTACATGGTGGGCGGGCTCACGGCGGGTGCGGTGAAGTCCTAG
- a CDS encoding carbohydrate ABC transporter permease, whose translation MAITLSGDQAIPGPPLSSRLTPAQVWGILLLTPYLLVFLAFVVYPVCYGLWLARDPANYVALYHDPIFARAAINTLIFLVVGINIKMMIALFLSGFFAQQRTWIRWLSVIFILPWAVPSIPTILSVRFMLNPEWGMVNHFIFSLTGDDGPNWLNDPTVALCMAIAVHIWKSLPFWTLILITGRLAISHDLFEAAEVDGASWWQKFRYITWPSMQTLYVTCTLLSMIWTLGDFNSVYLLTGGGPADLTHVLATLGIRYLRLDQLSLAMASIVCAMPFVLPLVYFMMKRLSR comes from the coding sequence ATGGCGATCACGCTCTCTGGCGATCAGGCAATACCCGGCCCGCCCCTGTCGTCGCGGCTGACCCCGGCGCAGGTCTGGGGCATCCTCCTGCTAACACCCTATCTGCTCGTCTTCCTTGCCTTCGTCGTCTATCCCGTCTGCTACGGGCTCTGGCTGGCACGCGATCCGGCGAACTATGTGGCGCTGTATCACGACCCGATCTTCGCGCGCGCTGCAATCAACACGCTGATCTTCCTGGTCGTCGGCATCAACATCAAGATGATGATTGCGCTGTTCCTGTCCGGCTTTTTCGCGCAGCAGCGCACCTGGATCAGATGGCTGTCGGTGATCTTCATCCTGCCCTGGGCGGTGCCGTCGATCCCGACCATCCTGTCGGTGCGCTTCATGCTCAATCCTGAATGGGGCATGGTCAACCACTTCATCTTCTCCCTGACCGGCGATGACGGCCCGAACTGGCTGAACGACCCGACCGTCGCGCTCTGCATGGCGATCGCCGTGCACATCTGGAAGTCGCTGCCGTTCTGGACGCTGATCCTGATCACCGGGCGCCTTGCGATCTCGCACGATCTGTTCGAGGCCGCCGAGGTGGATGGCGCGAGCTGGTGGCAGAAATTCCGCTACATCACCTGGCCGTCGATGCAGACGCTCTACGTCACCTGCACGCTGCTCTCGATGATCTGGACGCTGGGCGATTTCAACAGCGTCTACCTGCTCACCGGCGGGGGACCTGCCGACCTCACGCACGTGCTGGCGACGCTCGGCATCCGCTATCTCCGGCTCGACCAGCTCTCGCTCGCGATGGCATCCATCGTCTGCGCGATGCCGTTCGTGCTGCCGCTGGTTTACTTCATGATGAAACGGTTGTCACGATGA